From Salinicola endophyticus:
GCTCGAAGTTGCGCAGCTCCTCGGTGCGGCGCTCACGGTCGACCGTGTTGCCGGCGTAGGCGGTGCGGCTCTGCTGCGTCACGAGGATCATCGTGCACTCCTCGATCGGCACCGCTTCGCCCAGATTGGTCTCGACACCAACGAAAATAGCGCCGACGCGCTGCAGGATGGGTTCACTCATCGTCTTTCACCTGGGTGGCCTGGGTGGATTTCGCCAGCGCCTTGGTGGGGCTGGGCGCGGGTACTGTCGCGCGGCTGGGGTGCTCGGCGTGCGAGCCGTATTTGCGCGAGACGGTGGGTGCCGATACCTGCTCGACACGACCGCCCTTGCTGCGACGCTGAACGCCGCCCTTGCGGGTCGCCATGGGGTTACCTCCTGGGGTTGCTGGGGTGTGGCCGGTTAAACGGTTACCGTCCGCGAGGCGGGTCGATAGATCGTGTCGACGCTCCAGAATTCGAGCCAGAGCCGGTAGCCGCCCACGATCTTGTCGACCTTGCCGCCCTTGTAGGCCATCAGCGCGCCGTGGGGCACGGGCTGCCAGCCAAACAGCGCATCGCGGATCGCCTTGCGCTGCTGCCGGAAATCCTCGCCGACCCGCGACACCAGCCAGACGCCGTAGATCTGGCTAACTGACTGACGCCGCCCCATGGCGTCCGGCTCGTCGTTGGCGCCGTCCTCGGCGTAGTAGACGCGGGCGCACGGGGTCGTGTCGCGGAAACTCTCCAGCGGGTCGGTGGTGTCCGCCTCCTCGACGCTCACCAGGTCAGGGCACTGCTCACGCAGCCGCGCGATAAGCGCGTCGGTGAGATCGGTATCGTCATTCATGATTGACTCAGCAGGTAATCGAGCCGGTCGCTGAACTGCTGGGGCAGCTCTCGCCGCACCATCTCCTGGGTGTCGGCGATCAGCTGTGGGTGGGCGACCATGCCCGGGATAGAGGGGCCGAACTGCATATGCGGCTCGGATCGGTTATCGCTGTAGCTCGCGCGACGCAACACGTGGCCCTTGGCGTACCAGCCGCCTGACTGCCGCCCGGCCCGCCCGACCAGCTGGGCGCCTTTGTCGCGCCGTACGCGCACCGTGACGCCCTTGCGGCGGGTGCGGTACGTACGCCCGTTGATACTGGTTGCATTGACGCGCACGATCTTGGCACGCGGCGAGAAGCGCTCTAGCGGCAGGCGCCGCCCGGTATAGAGGATCGTTCGCGAAGCCGCGCGGCGCGCCCAGTCGAGGCGAATCGCGCGTTTCACGTCTGAGGTCTTGATGTTGTAAGTCTGCCGGATCTCTTTCGAGATCATCGTGGCCGCCTTCTTCTGCATGGCGTCTAGCGACCACTGCATCGCCTTCTCGATCTTCCAGCTCTGCTCACCGAACTGGTGGCGCATCTTCTGCCGCTGCTGGATGTCGTACTTGTAGCGCATGGCGTCAATTCACCTCGATACGCCGAAAATCGCCGTCGTCGGTGACGATGTGCACGTAGTACCAGCGACCCTCGGGGGTCTCGATCACGTCGCCCTGCCCGCTATCGGGCACCGCCGATACCGGGATCTCGACGATGGTCGTGATTCGCCCAATGCCGCTCGCGGGGTCGTCATACACCAGCGCATCGCGCTCGAGCGTGTAGGACACGCTTTCGATGGTCTCGCCATTGGCGCGTCGGTAGGTGGCCAGGCCATCCGCCAGCGCGGTGGCCATGACGCGGTTAGCCCGCGCCATGGCCCTGGCAAAGCGGCTCATTACGCGCCGCCGGTGCCAGCATCCAGCTCGGCCTGGGTGGCGGCCATGCCCTGCACGATCAGCACGGTGGCCGTACCCGCCGGGTCACTGGTCAGCACGCCGATCGGGGCTGTGGCCGAGGCGGTGCCGGCGGCAACCATCTCGCCCTCCAGCATCGCGACCCGGGCGCCCAGGGCCAGGGCGTCATCGCAGGGAATGCCACCCCACTCGCCGCCAGTGACGCCGACGAAATCCTCGCCTTCGGCGGCGTTGTCGAGCGGCACCAGCACCAGGCTGCCAATCACCACCGGCAGGCCGGCAATAACACCGCCGGCGGGTGCCGGCAGCGTGACCGTCTGGCCGTCGCCGTTGTAGTTCTTCGCCATATCGTTCACTCCATCGTGGGTTGTCTGTCTCGAAAGACGCCCACAAAAAAACCGCCGGCGGCGGTCATTGGTGGGCGCTATGGGTTGCCGCGGGCGGCGATCAGTTGCCGGTCAGCTTGACCATGGTGCGATAGCTCAGCGGCGCGACGCCGGCATCCATGCGGACCTTGAACACCGCACCATCGACGGTGAAGCCCTGCTGCTGCTCGAGATAGGGCGTGTCGTTGCCGTCCAGATAGGCGACCTCGACCGTGTCGAACTGGTTGGGGTCGGCCACCATGTAGGTCGTCGTCTTGCTCTGCTGATCCAGGCGCGCATCGGCGATCACCTCGGTCAGGCCGCGCACCGGGTTGGGCACGCGAGCCTCGGCCAACTGCGGATCGAACTCGGCGGCGTAGAGCGCCTTGGCGGTCGACTCCAGTGCCAGCGGCGTCAGGTGGTACTTCGGCCGGATGTTGAGGACCGCATCGCCCTCTTTCTGCGAGCCCATCAGGGTCTTCGCCTGATCGATACGCGCGATCGAAAGCGCGCCCGCCGAGAGCTGGTTGTTACGATTGGCGCCGAACAACGCCTTGCCGTCCGCCATGAGCGCATTGGCGCCGAGCACCGCGTAGACCAGGTCGCCCACGGTGCGGATTGCCGCGCGCCCCATCATGCGCGGGATACGATCCAGTACCGAGAGGTCATCATTGATGATCGCCTGCCGCGTGATGCTCAGCAGCTCGCCGTAGGTGGCCAGCGCGATGCGCTCCTTGCGATCGCCGACGCTGGCGTATTTGTACTCGGCGCCCTCCTGCACCTTGCGCAGCGACGGGAAGGTGGTCAGGTCCACGCGGTCCATCGGGCGGAAATCGGGCAGCGTGCCGGTGGCGGTCCAGCGCTGGAACGTCTCCTCGGCCTCCTCGTGCCCCTTGAGCATCTGGCGGCGCGCCACGTCCGCGAGCAGGTCGCCGAAATCGCTGCTGGTGTGGGTGAAGGCCGCGCCGACGATCGCCATCGGGTGGCCGCCCAGGCTGGCGATGCCGACGCCGCGATCGGCGAGAGAGGCGCGTGCCAGCTCCTTCAGCGACATGCCGACGTAGCCGTTATCTTTCTCCAGCGTCTCGAGACGAACCCGCGATGCCACCACGTTGCGGATGCTGTCACCGACGAGGTTGCCATTGCCGGCGTAGGCGCCGTGGTCGGTGCGCGCCGGCGCGGTGGGCTCGGTGTTGGCGCCGAGCTTGGCCAGAAGCTTGTCACGCGCCATCTCGGCGCTGGCGTTCATGTCATCCAGCAGCGTATCGCGCAGGTCGTTGTGCTGCGGGAACGCCTGGAACACCGCGCGCACCGATTCGCGGCGGGCGCGCTCCTGCTCCTGCCACTGCTGCTGGCCCGCCTGCGGGGTCGGGGCCTGTGACGGCGCCCCACCCTGCGGCTGACCACCCGCCGGTGCGCCGCCTTGAGGCTGGCCGCCATCGCCCTGGCCACCGCCAGACGGTGCGCCGCCCGTCGGTGCCGCCGGGGGCTGGGTGGATTGGGCACGCGGCCCCATGAGCTTCGTCATTGCGTCGGGCATGTGCTCGAACTCCTGCAGTCGTTTCGATTTGAGCGATGCCGCCATGGCCAGCGGCTCCACCAGTTGGTCGGCGAAGCCGTGCTCCACCGCTTCGGGACCGGACAGCCAGGTTTCAGCCGCGAGCCAGCTGCGGACTTCATCCTCGGTCTTCCCGGTCTTCTTCGTGTACGCCGTCAGCAGCGTGGTCTCGACCTTGTCGAGCAGCTCCGCGTAACGGCGCATGTCGTCGGAATTGCCGCCCTGAATGCCCCACGGCTTGTGGATCATGATCATGGCGTTCTCGGGGATGTAGACCGTATCCCCCGCCATGGCGACGACCGAGGCCATCGACGCCGCCAGGCCGTCGATATAGACGTTGATCGTGGCCGGATGGCTGGCGAGCAGGTTGTAGATCGCCATGCCCTCGAACACGTCACCGCCGGGGCTGTGGATGTGCAGGTTCATCGTCTGCACGTCGCCCAGCGCCTTCAGCTCCTGGGCGAACTGCTTGGCGGTGACGCCCCAGGCGCCGATCTCGTCATAGATGGCGATCTCGGCCACGCCCTGGGCGATGGCGCGAATCATGAACCAGGTCTGGTTGCCCACCTGCTCAATCGCGGTTTCCGCCTTGGCCATCGGCCGGCTGGCGAAGTTGCCGATTACGCGCGCGAGCGCTGTCGCCGTTACCGGCGGGGTTACCGTTGGGGTCTGCACCGTTCTTGCCTCCGTAGAATTCGTGATAGGCGTCGGAGCTGAACACCAGCCCCTTCTCGCGGTTTTCCGCGATCTCGTCCTCGCGGCTCTGCTTCAGCTCCTGCGGGTTACGCCCACGCGCCCGCGCCACTTCGCTCTCGTCGGCGAAGCCCGCCGCGACCAGCTGCTCCCAGGCGTCCGCCTCGCGGCCGGGGTCGATCCACGGCATGACAGGGCCGAGATAGAACGCGTTGTAGAGCGTGCGGCGGTCGAGATTCGGCGGCAGCTGAATGCGCCCGATGATCACTGCCATGTCGAGCCAGCTGCGGTAGACCCGGCGCGACCACTGATCGCGGAACTGGCCCTGCAGCAGGTCGTAGCCCAGCTGCGCTTCGATCAGCTCCTGGCGCTGAGCGCTGTAGGTGCCGTTGTAATCGCGGTTGGCCGTCGAGTAGCCCATGCGCGTGCCGGCGGCGGCCGCGCGGATCATCGCCCCGCGGAACCCGTCGAGTAGCGCGCTGGGGCGGTTCGACTGGATCGTGCCCACATCCTCGCCGGGCATGAGTCCGTCGAAGACCATCCCCGGCGCGATCTGGAAGGCGCGTTGCCCGGGCG
This genomic window contains:
- a CDS encoding ClpP-like prohead protease/major capsid protein fusion protein; protein product: MQTPTVTPPVTATALARVIGNFASRPMAKAETAIEQVGNQTWFMIRAIAQGVAEIAIYDEIGAWGVTAKQFAQELKALGDVQTMNLHIHSPGGDVFEGMAIYNLLASHPATINVYIDGLAASMASVVAMAGDTVYIPENAMIMIHKPWGIQGGNSDDMRRYAELLDKVETTLLTAYTKKTGKTEDEVRSWLAAETWLSGPEAVEHGFADQLVEPLAMAASLKSKRLQEFEHMPDAMTKLMGPRAQSTQPPAAPTGGAPSGGGQGDGGQPQGGAPAGGQPQGGAPSQAPTPQAGQQQWQEQERARRESVRAVFQAFPQHNDLRDTLLDDMNASAEMARDKLLAKLGANTEPTAPARTDHGAYAGNGNLVGDSIRNVVASRVRLETLEKDNGYVGMSLKELARASLADRGVGIASLGGHPMAIVGAAFTHTSSDFGDLLADVARRQMLKGHEEAEETFQRWTATGTLPDFRPMDRVDLTTFPSLRKVQEGAEYKYASVGDRKERIALATYGELLSITRQAIINDDLSVLDRIPRMMGRAAIRTVGDLVYAVLGANALMADGKALFGANRNNQLSAGALSIARIDQAKTLMGSQKEGDAVLNIRPKYHLTPLALESTAKALYAAEFDPQLAEARVPNPVRGLTEVIADARLDQQSKTTTYMVADPNQFDTVEVAYLDGNDTPYLEQQQGFTVDGAVFKVRMDAGVAPLSYRTMVKLTGN
- a CDS encoding capsid cement protein codes for the protein MAKNYNGDGQTVTLPAPAGGVIAGLPVVIGSLVLVPLDNAAEGEDFVGVTGGEWGGIPCDDALALGARVAMLEGEMVAAGTASATAPIGVLTSDPAGTATVLIVQGMAATQAELDAGTGGA